A DNA window from Massilia putida contains the following coding sequences:
- a CDS encoding sensor domain-containing diguanylate cyclase, translating into MTSTIPETSRLAALTALDLLDTRPEPRFDRFTRLAAMTFGVPIALISLVDEQRQWFKSRCGLDVEQTPRSIAFCSRAIAQREMLVVEDTALDPRFADNPLVKGDPHIRFYAGQPVYCDGHAVGTLCLIDRNPRRFDPPQRQALRDLADLVEVELNQARVTTARVMAEQALKSLNAELEQRVAQRTAELEARLVELSAEAAQRKAAELLLRDAESWNRTIVATSYSAFVGADSEGRIVEWNPAAERIFGWNRTDALGRPLADLIVPEELRAAHVAGMRRYVATGSSKIVDHQVELPALTASGRRITVEMKVGAYEWQGRRCIGAFLDDVSERNRTRQQLEEKQELLDAVLESIDVAVVACDAEGNLTLFNKKARKLHGLDRECVKSTDWSTHYSLYEADGHTPLAADEVPLVRVLRGEVVREQALTVAPAGLPAAKLLASGRPLRSKNGRTLGAVVALQDITERNAAREQLEASERRLRAVTENLPALIGKVNAAGKFVFLNGRAIQFYGKPAAALIGHDVRDAYSEQEYAKLEPHIRRVHAGERSAFEDVIEVGGRQLYYQCVFVPQRAPDGTPDGYYAMAFDMTARKLSELRQAESEERLRTITDNVPVLIAYLDADRRYAFANAVHASWLGVRPAQVIGLTVEEAFGPAFHAPQAKALEQAWIGNASQCEHEIVRKNHTRIAHSTFLPQMRDGRVVGVYILTTDATASRMHERSLHALAHTDPLTQLPNRRRFEQALEGATSRSRQGDRDCALLYLDIDFFKQINDRYGHATGDDVLVEFARRLRAGVRSSDLVARLAGDEFTVLLHDVRSEADVVRVARKILDAVAEPFVLGTQTLTVGTTIGVGLASGGTLDPRALMETADRALYAAKKAGRHTYAILHTGEYA; encoded by the coding sequence ATGACCTCGACGATACCCGAAACTTCACGCCTCGCGGCCCTGACCGCGCTCGACCTGCTCGACACCCGGCCGGAGCCCCGCTTCGACCGCTTCACGCGCCTGGCCGCGATGACCTTCGGGGTCCCGATCGCGCTCATCTCGCTCGTGGACGAGCAGCGCCAGTGGTTCAAGTCGCGCTGCGGCCTGGACGTCGAACAGACGCCCCGCTCCATCGCGTTCTGCAGCCGCGCGATCGCGCAGCGCGAGATGCTCGTCGTCGAGGACACGGCGCTCGATCCCCGCTTCGCCGACAATCCGCTCGTGAAGGGCGACCCGCACATCCGGTTTTACGCCGGGCAGCCGGTCTATTGCGACGGCCACGCCGTGGGCACGCTGTGCCTCATCGACCGCAACCCGCGCCGCTTCGACCCGCCGCAGCGCCAGGCCCTGCGCGACCTGGCCGACCTCGTCGAGGTGGAACTGAACCAGGCGCGCGTCACGACGGCCCGCGTGATGGCCGAACAGGCGCTCAAGTCGCTCAACGCGGAACTGGAACAGCGGGTCGCGCAGCGCACGGCCGAACTGGAAGCGCGCCTCGTCGAACTGTCGGCGGAAGCCGCCCAGCGCAAGGCCGCCGAGCTGCTGCTCCGCGACGCGGAAAGCTGGAACCGCACGATCGTCGCGACCTCGTACAGCGCCTTCGTCGGCGCCGACTCCGAGGGCCGCATCGTCGAATGGAACCCGGCGGCGGAGCGCATCTTCGGCTGGAACCGGACCGATGCCCTCGGCCGCCCGCTGGCGGACCTGATCGTGCCGGAAGAACTGCGCGCCGCGCACGTGGCCGGCATGCGCCGCTACGTGGCGACGGGCTCCAGCAAGATCGTCGACCACCAGGTCGAACTGCCGGCGCTGACGGCGAGCGGCCGCCGCATCACGGTGGAGATGAAAGTCGGTGCCTACGAATGGCAGGGCCGGCGCTGCATCGGCGCCTTCCTCGACGACGTCTCCGAACGCAACCGCACGCGCCAACAGCTCGAGGAAAAGCAGGAACTGCTGGACGCCGTGCTGGAATCGATCGACGTCGCCGTCGTCGCCTGCGACGCGGAGGGCAATCTCACGCTGTTCAACAAGAAGGCCCGCAAGCTGCACGGCCTCGATCGCGAGTGCGTGAAATCGACCGACTGGTCCACGCACTATTCCCTGTACGAAGCCGACGGCCACACGCCGCTGGCCGCCGACGAGGTACCGCTGGTGCGCGTGCTGCGCGGCGAGGTGGTGCGCGAGCAGGCGTTGACGGTCGCGCCCGCGGGCCTGCCCGCCGCCAAGCTGCTGGCCAGCGGACGCCCGCTGCGCAGCAAGAACGGCCGCACGCTCGGCGCCGTCGTCGCCCTGCAGGACATCACGGAACGCAACGCCGCCCGCGAACAGCTGGAAGCGAGCGAGCGCCGCCTGCGCGCCGTCACGGAAAACCTGCCGGCGCTGATCGGCAAGGTCAACGCGGCCGGGAAGTTCGTGTTCCTGAACGGCCGCGCCATCCAGTTCTACGGCAAGCCGGCCGCGGCGCTCATCGGCCACGACGTACGCGACGCGTATTCGGAACAGGAATACGCCAAGCTCGAACCGCATATCCGCCGCGTCCATGCCGGCGAACGCAGCGCGTTCGAAGACGTGATCGAGGTCGGCGGCCGCCAGCTGTACTACCAGTGCGTGTTCGTGCCGCAGCGCGCGCCGGACGGCACGCCGGACGGTTATTACGCGATGGCGTTCGACATGACGGCCCGCAAGCTCAGCGAGCTGCGCCAGGCCGAGAGCGAGGAGCGGCTGCGCACCATCACCGACAACGTGCCCGTGCTGATCGCCTACCTCGACGCGGACCGCCGCTATGCGTTCGCCAACGCCGTGCACGCGTCGTGGCTGGGCGTGCGTCCGGCCCAGGTCATCGGGCTCACCGTCGAGGAAGCGTTCGGCCCCGCCTTCCACGCACCGCAGGCCAAGGCGCTGGAACAGGCCTGGATCGGCAACGCGTCGCAGTGCGAGCACGAGATCGTACGCAAGAACCACACCCGCATCGCCCACTCGACCTTCCTGCCGCAGATGCGCGACGGCCGCGTCGTCGGCGTGTACATCCTGACGACGGATGCGACGGCGTCGCGCATGCACGAGCGCAGCCTGCACGCGCTGGCGCATACCGACCCGCTCACGCAGCTGCCGAACCGGCGCCGCTTCGAGCAGGCCCTGGAAGGCGCCACCAGCCGCTCGCGCCAGGGCGACCGCGACTGCGCCCTGCTGTACCTGGACATCGACTTCTTCAAGCAGATCAACGACCGCTACGGCCACGCGACGGGCGACGACGTGCTCGTCGAATTCGCGCGCCGGCTGCGCGCCGGCGTGCGCTCGTCCGACCTCGTCGCGCGCCTGGCCGGCGACGAATTCACGGTCCTGCTGCACGACGTGCGCAGCGAGGCCGACGTCGTGCGCGTGGCCCGCAAGATCCTGGACGCCGTCGCCGAGCCATTCGTGCTGGGCACGCAGACGCTCACGGTCGGCACCACGATCGGCGTCGGGCTGGCGTCCGGGGGCACCCTCGACCCGCGCGCGCTGATGGAAACGGCCGACCGCGCGCTGTACGCGGCCAAGAAGGCCGGACGCCACACCTACGCCATCTTGCACACGGGCGAATACGCCTGA
- a CDS encoding DUF2156 domain-containing protein produces MSQNAVALDRRIAADLSHHDTARRAACLRQYGSHALSFCTMQPGMSYFEVPGVGYIAYAKYWGMRFALGEPVCPPHLRDAMLDAFLERHPDAVFVQVGKDVVDHLHARHGYYGTQFGSEARIDLDGWSLRGARKQVIRTAINAAREGGIEIRESGFDHDVRRISDAWIRTRRCKNNEIRFLIRPMIVDYREGTRYFYAYRGVDAVGFVFFDPLYRDGRLVGYVPNISRSSANFRQGLWYALMAHAMARFQEEGVPFIDLGLTPLMLADEIEPQESRLLRTTLSVIRERMDFLYNFKGLEFAKSRFQGRVEKTYCCHRHALPALAMTAMFRLTRII; encoded by the coding sequence ATGAGCCAAAACGCTGTTGCGCTGGACCGGCGTATCGCCGCCGACCTGTCCCATCACGACACGGCGCGACGCGCCGCCTGCCTGCGCCAGTACGGCAGCCATGCGCTGTCGTTCTGCACCATGCAGCCGGGGATGTCGTATTTCGAAGTACCCGGCGTCGGCTATATCGCGTACGCGAAGTACTGGGGCATGCGCTTCGCGCTGGGCGAGCCCGTGTGCCCGCCGCACCTGCGCGACGCCATGCTCGACGCGTTCCTCGAGCGCCATCCGGACGCCGTCTTCGTCCAGGTGGGCAAGGACGTCGTCGACCACCTGCATGCGCGCCATGGCTATTACGGCACGCAGTTCGGCAGCGAGGCGCGCATCGACCTCGACGGCTGGTCGCTGCGCGGCGCGCGCAAGCAGGTCATCCGCACCGCCATCAACGCGGCGCGGGAAGGCGGCATCGAGATCCGCGAGAGCGGCTTCGACCACGACGTGCGCCGTATTTCCGACGCGTGGATCCGCACGCGCCGGTGCAAGAACAACGAGATCCGCTTCCTGATCCGGCCGATGATCGTCGATTACCGCGAAGGCACGCGCTACTTCTATGCCTATCGCGGCGTCGATGCGGTCGGCTTCGTGTTCTTCGATCCGCTCTACCGCGACGGGCGCCTCGTCGGCTACGTGCCGAACATCTCGCGCTCGTCCGCCAACTTCCGCCAAGGGCTGTGGTACGCGCTGATGGCGCATGCGATGGCGCGCTTCCAGGAAGAAGGCGTGCCGTTCATCGACCTGGGCCTGACGCCGCTGATGCTGGCCGACGAGATCGAGCCGCAGGAATCGCGCCTGCTGCGCACGACCCTGTCCGTGATCCGCGAGCGGATGGACTTCCTGTACAACTTCAAGGGGCTGGAATTCGCCAAGTCGCGCTTCCAGGGGCGCGTCGAGAAGACGTATTGCTGCCACCGGCACGCGCTGCCGGCCCTCGCCATGACGGCCATGTTCCGCCTGACGCGGATCATCTAG
- a CDS encoding fatty acyl-CoA reductase: MTTSINETAADAAGVEAPAGMPDVRNAFAGKRILLTGATGFVAKVLLEKLIRTMPDLDRIVLLVRAGEHGDARARFTREIAASSVFDHLRAVRPAWLERFLAERVECVTGEITEPGFGLPPERFAALARGVDIVVNAAASVDFREPLDQALAINTLSLRHVTAFARVAGAPLVHVSTCYVNGYNRGEMREEIVAPAGAARAAIPRHRDGWYDVDALIASLQRKIERVRAACHDPERLRRRLTDLGVNEAQRHGWNDTYTFTKWLGEQVALRAMHGRMLTIVRPAIIESTLREPAPGWIEGVKVADAVILAYARGKTSFFPARREGIIDIVPVDLVANAIVLAGAEALSGEPRRRIYQCCSGSTNPLALGDLIHLLQTESKRNWHKYDRLFHAAPKHDFRTVGEGTFRFVLGAFGLGATVWNGLRRLAGAPGAPRALEKLRTTRTLALTFAFYAHPRYRFHNAGLLALAARFGEEGRTLYPVDARLIDWEDYLCRVHMAGLNRYALRRRDAVPDDAAVAQVEAGGERLAEPQASR, translated from the coding sequence ATGACGACATCGATCAACGAGACGGCCGCGGATGCGGCCGGGGTGGAGGCGCCCGCCGGGATGCCGGACGTGCGCAACGCCTTCGCAGGCAAGCGCATCCTCCTCACGGGCGCGACGGGTTTCGTCGCGAAGGTCTTGCTGGAAAAGCTGATCCGCACCATGCCCGACCTGGACCGCATCGTGCTGCTCGTCCGCGCCGGCGAACACGGCGACGCACGCGCGCGCTTTACGCGCGAGATCGCGGCATCGTCCGTGTTCGACCACCTGCGCGCCGTGCGGCCGGCCTGGCTGGAACGCTTCCTGGCCGAGCGCGTGGAATGCGTGACGGGCGAGATCACGGAACCCGGCTTCGGCCTGCCGCCCGAGCGGTTCGCGGCGCTCGCGCGCGGCGTGGACATCGTCGTGAACGCGGCCGCCAGCGTGGACTTCCGCGAGCCGCTCGACCAGGCCCTGGCCATCAACACGCTCAGCCTGCGCCACGTGACGGCGTTCGCGCGCGTGGCGGGTGCGCCGCTCGTGCATGTGTCGACGTGCTACGTGAACGGCTACAACCGCGGCGAGATGCGCGAGGAGATCGTGGCGCCGGCCGGCGCGGCACGCGCGGCGATCCCGCGCCACCGCGACGGCTGGTACGACGTCGATGCGCTGATCGCGTCGCTGCAGCGCAAGATCGAGCGGGTGCGGGCCGCCTGCCACGATCCGGAACGGCTGCGCCGGCGCCTCACCGACCTCGGCGTCAACGAGGCCCAGCGCCACGGCTGGAACGACACCTACACGTTCACGAAATGGCTGGGCGAGCAGGTCGCGCTGCGCGCCATGCACGGGCGCATGCTGACGATCGTGCGGCCGGCGATCATCGAAAGCACGCTGCGCGAGCCGGCGCCGGGATGGATCGAGGGCGTCAAGGTGGCGGACGCCGTCATCCTCGCCTATGCGCGCGGCAAGACGAGCTTCTTCCCGGCGCGGCGCGAGGGCATCATCGACATCGTCCCCGTCGACCTGGTCGCCAACGCGATCGTGCTGGCGGGTGCGGAGGCGCTGTCCGGCGAGCCGCGCCGGCGCATCTACCAGTGCTGCAGCGGGTCGACGAATCCGCTCGCGCTGGGTGACCTGATCCACCTGCTGCAGACGGAGTCGAAACGCAACTGGCACAAGTACGACCGGCTGTTCCACGCCGCGCCGAAGCACGATTTCCGCACGGTCGGCGAGGGCACGTTCCGCTTCGTACTCGGCGCCTTCGGGCTCGGCGCGACCGTGTGGAACGGGCTGCGCCGCCTCGCGGGCGCGCCCGGCGCCCCGCGCGCGCTGGAAAAGCTGCGCACCACGCGCACGCTGGCGTTGACGTTCGCGTTTTACGCGCACCCGCGCTACCGTTTCCACAATGCCGGGTTGCTGGCGCTGGCCGCGCGCTTCGGGGAAGAGGGGCGCACGTTGTATCCGGTGGATGCGCGCCTGATCGACTGGGAAGACTATCTGTGCCGCGTCCACATGGCGGGACTGAACCGGTACGCGTTGCGGCGCCGGGATGCCGTGCCGGACGACGCGGCCGTCGCGCAGGTGGAGGCGGGTGGCGAGCGGCTGGCCGAGCCGCAGGCATCGCGCTAA
- a CDS encoding DUF4861 family protein, which yields MNLPAHRRLSLFALAAVATAAPAAERLTITVAQDLSIARPSETIAVPWKSVNDALPHAGIQHIVVRDASGRVLPHQVTNVAPEAKDPQRNGVAYGDLLFQHDFAPGEKSATFTVEKSDAVVPPFPTKVSARIVPERLDDFAWENDKIAHRTYGPALAAPAPAGSDKEVLKTSGLDIWFKRVPYPIVDRWYNIGHDHYHHDEGEGIDMYNVGTTLGAGGTGIWAGGKLYSGINFTHWKVLANGPVRAIFELTYDGWDAAGTQVSEVKRFTVDAGHYFDRIDSTFMFAGGHPLQVAVGLNKDPADKGEEARATLAEDKASKALVQWVAQKKMGDFGVAVIVPSAAQSPNSPAYGSDARNAFMLAPVTSGQPLRYYVGAAWTRAGEITSEQQWKRYVSDEAARVASPVRVSLSAR from the coding sequence ATGAACCTTCCCGCACATCGCCGCCTGTCGCTGTTCGCCCTCGCCGCCGTCGCCACCGCCGCCCCGGCGGCCGAACGCCTGACCATCACCGTCGCCCAGGACCTGTCCATCGCGCGCCCGTCCGAGACCATCGCCGTGCCGTGGAAGAGCGTCAACGACGCGCTGCCGCACGCCGGCATCCAGCACATCGTCGTGAGGGACGCTAGCGGCCGCGTGCTGCCGCACCAGGTGACGAACGTGGCGCCGGAAGCGAAGGACCCGCAACGCAACGGCGTGGCGTACGGCGACCTGCTGTTCCAGCATGACTTCGCGCCCGGCGAAAAGAGCGCCACGTTCACGGTCGAGAAGAGCGACGCCGTCGTGCCGCCGTTCCCGACCAAGGTCTCGGCCCGCATCGTGCCCGAGCGCCTGGACGACTTCGCGTGGGAAAACGACAAGATCGCGCACCGCACCTACGGTCCCGCCCTCGCCGCGCCGGCGCCGGCCGGCTCCGACAAGGAGGTACTCAAGACGAGCGGCCTCGATATCTGGTTCAAGCGCGTGCCCTACCCGATCGTCGACCGCTGGTACAACATCGGCCACGACCACTACCACCACGACGAGGGCGAAGGCATCGACATGTACAACGTCGGCACGACCCTCGGCGCCGGCGGCACCGGCATCTGGGCCGGCGGCAAGCTGTACTCGGGCATCAACTTCACGCACTGGAAGGTGCTCGCCAACGGGCCCGTGCGCGCCATCTTCGAGCTCACGTACGACGGCTGGGACGCGGCCGGCACGCAAGTCTCGGAAGTCAAGCGCTTCACCGTCGACGCCGGCCACTACTTCGACCGCATCGACAGCACCTTCATGTTCGCCGGCGGACATCCGCTGCAGGTGGCCGTGGGCCTGAACAAGGACCCGGCCGACAAGGGCGAGGAAGCGCGGGCCACGCTCGCCGAGGACAAGGCGTCGAAGGCGCTCGTGCAATGGGTCGCGCAGAAGAAGATGGGTGATTTCGGCGTGGCCGTGATCGTGCCGTCGGCCGCGCAGTCCCCGAATTCGCCCGCGTACGGATCCGACGCCCGCAACGCGTTCATGCTGGCCCCCGTCACTTCCGGCCAGCCGCTGCGCTACTACGTGGGCGCCGCGTGGACGCGCGCCGGCGAGATTACGTCCGAGCAGCAGTGGAAGCGCTATGTGTCCGACGAGGCGGCGCGCGTCGCGTCGCCCGTGCGCGTGAGCCTGTCCGCGCGCTGA
- a CDS encoding exo-rhamnogalacturonan lyase family protein, whose product MDGRTPDPWVSTNETAQWGLAAIQNLALIGDALPRI is encoded by the coding sequence ATGGACGGCCGGACACCAGACCCATGGGTCAGCACGAACGAGACGGCGCAGTGGGGCCTCGCCGCCATCCAGAACCTGGCGCTCATCGGCGACGCTCTGCCCCGCATCTAG
- a CDS encoding DUF504 domain-containing protein has product MVPIQDILHRIVWDPGFGGGSFVIGYRDRRRERIVRIPFERVVLGEGSRFSFDVVGRDGVARMIPYHRVREVLRDGEVIWRRRVDSEDKAEDARADRP; this is encoded by the coding sequence ATGGTCCCGATCCAGGACATCCTGCACCGCATCGTCTGGGACCCCGGATTCGGCGGCGGCAGCTTCGTCATCGGCTACCGCGACCGCCGGCGCGAACGCATCGTGCGCATTCCGTTCGAGCGCGTCGTGCTGGGGGAGGGCAGCCGTTTCTCGTTCGACGTCGTCGGACGCGACGGCGTGGCGCGCATGATTCCCTACCACCGCGTGCGCGAGGTCTTGCGCGACGGGGAGGTCATCTGGCGACGCCGCGTCGACAGCGAAGACAAGGCGGAGGACGCTCGGGCCGACCGCCCGTAG
- a CDS encoding class I SAM-dependent methyltransferase, producing the protein MRDKYKLVGPIYDWLSAFYSGKSIHRCKVAMLDKLRPGDRVLFAGVGHGRDAVHAARLGADVTVVDLSATMLKKFQANLDREGVTVRIRQVHSDIMLVEEFEQYDMVVANFFLNVFSQEMMLRVLAHLIRLGRPGAHIVVGDFSFPSGNVFSRVIKTLYWYGAVGFFWLFAGNAFHNIYNYPEWMKKFGLQVSEQKHYKLLLLDCYWSVLGRKPA; encoded by the coding sequence ATGAGAGACAAGTACAAGCTCGTAGGGCCGATCTACGACTGGCTCAGCGCTTTCTACAGCGGCAAATCGATCCACCGCTGCAAGGTCGCGATGCTGGACAAGCTGCGTCCGGGCGACCGGGTGCTGTTCGCCGGCGTCGGCCACGGCCGCGACGCGGTCCATGCGGCGCGCCTGGGCGCCGACGTGACCGTGGTCGACCTGTCGGCCACCATGCTGAAGAAGTTCCAGGCGAACCTCGACCGCGAAGGCGTCACGGTGCGCATCCGCCAGGTGCACAGCGACATCATGCTCGTCGAGGAATTCGAGCAGTACGACATGGTCGTGGCGAACTTCTTCCTGAACGTGTTCAGCCAGGAGATGATGCTGCGCGTGCTGGCGCACCTGATCCGCCTGGGCCGCCCGGGCGCCCACATCGTCGTCGGCGATTTCTCGTTCCCGAGCGGGAACGTGTTCAGCCGCGTCATCAAGACCCTGTACTGGTACGGGGCCGTCGGCTTCTTCTGGCTATTCGCCGGGAACGCCTTCCATAACATCTACAACTATCCGGAGTGGATGAAGAAATTCGGCCTGCAGGTCAGCGAACAGAAGCACTACAAGCTGCTGCTGCTCGACTGCTACTGGTCCGTCCTCGGCCGCAAGCCGGCCTGA
- a CDS encoding sensor domain-containing protein, with protein sequence MNLSPLPLAVFVVDATGAITSWNRACEKLAGYGAADIRDRRLDTIVAFDDAAAVTAIRDRVNADSTGEIICADGHRVPVRVTVAPQSLDPDQPGAFSVIVVPRSGLAPTRYALIQDLPIADIIEELPCVFYVIDQSGHLLLWNHQLEEALQMTSEELPTFNVKNFFDVSARASIVQKILEAFERGSSSHEAELIGREGKRTAFLFHCSRANLGSLPVVFGTGLDITARKEAEHGLRVRERAMYASVNAIVITCCADNADNVIEYVNPAFEQITGYTLAEVKGRNPRFLRVDDCDVGERQRIHDALVRQESVRAVLRNRRKNGEIFWNDLRIDPVASIDGEVTHFVAVISDITEARHYERRLQHLAHHDGLTGLANRTLLQERLKVAIETAAANHKQGALAFLDLDNFKHINDTFGHEAGDAVLREVAARLRDSMRDEDTVARLGGDEFVLVIGEQPDLAQLACLVERIRQSVSAPIVVAGTEILPGTSIGVSLFPQDGRTVDQVMRAADAAMYHAKTLGRNNVQFYSEELNQVVHQHLLFEASLARAIRHRELVLGYQPKVDLRTGKVVGAEALVRWQHPVDGIIPPDVFIPVAEQTGLIVPLGDWVIDEACATLRALGALGIDDFTIAVNLSARQLRQRRFAHRLADTLARHGVPAHRLELEVTESQLMDHPDEAREALAQLKLLGVRLSIDDFGTGYSSLSHLQKFPVDCIKIDRSFLGGATDTHDGHAVITRAIIALGHNLKLQVIAEGVETREQLTFLRDHDCDQMQGYYFSAAVAQDGLRDMLRRDARLVM encoded by the coding sequence GTGAACCTATCGCCTTTGCCCCTCGCGGTGTTCGTCGTCGATGCGACGGGCGCCATCACGAGCTGGAACCGCGCCTGCGAAAAGCTGGCGGGCTATGGCGCGGCCGATATCCGCGACCGCAGGCTGGACACGATCGTCGCGTTCGACGACGCCGCCGCCGTCACCGCCATCCGGGACCGCGTCAATGCCGACTCGACGGGTGAGATCATCTGTGCGGACGGACACCGTGTCCCTGTGCGCGTGACGGTGGCGCCGCAATCGCTCGATCCCGACCAGCCCGGCGCCTTCAGCGTGATCGTCGTGCCGCGCTCCGGCCTCGCGCCGACGCGCTATGCGCTGATCCAGGACCTGCCCATCGCCGACATCATCGAGGAATTGCCCTGTGTTTTTTACGTGATCGACCAGAGCGGGCATCTCCTGTTGTGGAACCACCAGCTCGAGGAAGCGCTCCAGATGACGAGCGAAGAGTTGCCGACGTTTAACGTCAAAAACTTCTTCGACGTCAGCGCGCGGGCGTCGATCGTGCAAAAGATCCTGGAAGCGTTCGAGCGCGGCTCGTCGTCCCACGAGGCGGAGCTGATCGGGCGGGAGGGCAAGCGTACGGCGTTCCTGTTTCATTGTTCCCGGGCTAACCTGGGCAGCCTGCCCGTCGTGTTCGGCACCGGACTCGACATCACGGCGCGCAAGGAAGCCGAACACGGCCTGCGCGTGCGCGAGCGGGCGATGTATGCGAGCGTCAACGCCATCGTCATCACGTGCTGCGCCGACAACGCCGACAACGTCATCGAGTACGTGAATCCCGCGTTCGAACAGATCACGGGCTATACGCTGGCCGAGGTCAAGGGCAGGAATCCGCGCTTCCTGCGGGTCGACGATTGCGACGTGGGCGAGCGCCAGCGCATCCACGACGCGCTGGTGCGCCAGGAAAGCGTGCGCGCCGTCCTGCGCAACCGGCGCAAGAACGGCGAGATCTTCTGGAACGACCTGCGCATCGACCCGGTCGCCAGCATCGACGGCGAGGTCACGCACTTCGTCGCCGTGATCAGCGACATCACTGAAGCGCGGCACTACGAGCGCCGGCTGCAGCACCTGGCCCACCACGACGGACTCACGGGCCTGGCCAACCGGACCTTGCTGCAGGAACGCCTCAAGGTCGCGATCGAGACCGCCGCGGCCAACCACAAGCAGGGTGCGCTCGCTTTCCTCGACCTCGACAACTTCAAGCACATCAACGACACCTTCGGCCATGAGGCCGGCGACGCCGTCCTGCGTGAGGTCGCGGCCCGCCTGCGCGACAGCATGCGCGACGAAGACACGGTGGCGCGCCTGGGCGGCGACGAGTTCGTGCTGGTGATCGGCGAGCAGCCCGACCTGGCCCAGCTGGCCTGCCTCGTGGAACGCATCCGGCAAAGCGTGTCGGCGCCGATCGTCGTGGCCGGCACGGAGATCCTGCCCGGCACGAGCATCGGCGTCAGCCTGTTTCCGCAGGATGGCCGCACGGTCGACCAGGTGATGCGCGCGGCCGACGCCGCGATGTACCACGCCAAGACGCTGGGCCGCAACAACGTGCAGTTCTATTCGGAGGAGCTGAACCAGGTCGTGCACCAGCACCTGCTGTTCGAAGCGAGCCTGGCGCGCGCGATCCGCCATCGCGAGTTGGTGCTCGGCTACCAGCCGAAGGTCGATCTGCGGACCGGCAAGGTGGTCGGGGCCGAGGCGCTCGTGCGCTGGCAGCATCCGGTCGACGGCATCATCCCGCCCGACGTGTTCATTCCCGTGGCCGAACAGACGGGGCTCATCGTGCCGCTGGGCGACTGGGTGATCGACGAAGCCTGCGCCACCCTGCGCGCGCTCGGCGCGCTGGGTATCGACGATTTCACGATCGCGGTGAACCTGTCGGCGCGCCAGCTGCGCCAGCGCCGCTTCGCGCACCGCCTCGCGGACACGCTGGCCCGGCACGGCGTGCCGGCGCACCGGCTGGAACTGGAAGTGACGGAAAGCCAGCTGATGGACCACCCGGACGAGGCACGCGAGGCACTGGCCCAGCTGAAGCTGCTGGGCGTGCGTCTGTCGATCGACGATTTCGGCACCGGCTATTCGAGCCTCAGCCACCTCCAGAAATTCCCCGTCGACTGCATCAAGATCGACCGCTCCTTCCTCGGTGGTGCGACGGACACGCACGACGGCCACGCCGTCATCACGCGCGCCATCATCGCGCTCGGCCACAACCTCAAGCTGCAGGTGATCGCGGAGGGCGTCGAGACGCGCGAACAGCTGACGTTCCTGCGCGACCACGACTGCGACCAGATGCAGGGCTATTATTTCAGCGCCGCCGTCGCGCAGGACGGGCTGCGGGACATGCTGCGGCGCGACGCCCGCCTCGTGATGTAG